DNA sequence from the Pirellulales bacterium genome:
ACGGCTCAGGGTATTGACCTGCTCGCGAACCTCCGTCGCTCGTTGTTCCGCGCCTCGAATCCGCTCTTGGAGATCGGTCAGTCGAGCGGTCGAAGGCGTATTGTCTTCGCCAGGGGCGATCTGCTGGAGCAACGTGCGGACCTCGCCGTTCCAGCAGGCCAGTTCGCGTTCGAGCGTCTTTCGCTTGGCTTCCAGCGCGGCAACCTGCGTCTGCCCCTGACTGCGAGCCTGCGCCACGGTCTCGTAAAGTAGCGTCGGGTCGCGTCCAATGCACTTGATCTGATCGACGACGAACCGTTCGATTTCGCCGGCGGGAATCGACTTGGACGGCCATTTATGCACGGCAATCGCATCTAATCTTCCGGCACTATTGCAAGCGGCTTGAATAAAGCAAGGGGCCTTGCTTCGATTCCTTTGTGGGGCACCTATTTCACGGTGGGTTTTCGATGTCTCAGCGGCTTGTGGCGGTTTTTTCCCAGTTTGAAAATCTTACCGATCCGCGGGTCGAGCGGACGCGCATGCATGGGCAACTTTTTACTCGGAGCGAGATGCCGTCAGACAAACTGCCATCGCAACCCAACCAATGATTAGCGCCACTCCACCGGCGGGCACGAGCGCCCAGTGAAGCGTGATTCCCGTGAGTACAGGAAAGTAAAGGCATCCGCTGAACAGCAGTGTGCCAAGCACGAACATCCAGCCGGAAATCTGCATGCCACGCTGCGTGGATTGCCGCGCAATAACGCCCACAAGAATCAGACCCAGAGCATGATACATTTGATAGCGCACGCCGACTTCAAAATCGTGCAGCTTTTGGACGACAACCTCCGCCGCCAGCGCTTGCGAATCGAGCCGTTTCTTTAGCCCGTGCGCATGATACGCTCCTAGGCCAACCGCCGCCGCGGCCGAAATCGCCCCGAAAACCATCCAAATGCGAGGTGACATCTTCGTAGAACAGGCATTTCTGTCTGCAAATAGAATGATCCTTCGGCAGGGCAAGCAGGAATGCCTGCCCCACCATGAGTAAAGCAAAAAAACCGCCGGCGGTCGATGCCTTGCGGCAAGCGAACCACCGGCGGCTCGGGGGGAACGGATATAAAATGCAAAACTCAAACTGCGGAATTAGGAATCATTTTTCATTTTGCATTTCTTATTTTCTTACGGCGCTGGCGCCGTGCCTAACAGGTTCTCTTCTTCTTCTTCCTGAATGATGATTCGCGGCGTGACCATCATCATCAGGCTGCTGGTTGTGCGGCCGATCCCGACGTTGCGGAACAACCGGTTGACATAGGGCATTTTGCCCAAGATCGGCACGCCGCGCTCGCTGCGCCCTTCCGCCAATCGCTTAATGCCGCCCAGCAGTACGGTGCCGCCGTCGGGGACGCTGACCGTCGTGGTTACCGAGACGAACGAGAATTCCGGCAATTGCACGGTCGTGCCTGTGCTGGACGTCTCTTCCGCGTCGCTGGACGATTCTTCGTCGTCTCCCTTCTTGTCTTCCGACGAGCTTTTCTTCGTGGTCTTTGAGCCGTTGAACGTGAATTCTTCGACATCGCCGATCTGGCTGAAAAACGGCACGACAGTGAGCCGTACGAACCGGCGGTTGTCCGATACGACGGCCTGAACCGTGAGCGCCGTTCCCTCGGAGAGTACGACAATTACTGGCTGCTGGCCGACGGCAAAGTTGCCCACGACCGGCGTCACGCTGATCACAAACGGCCGCTGTGTTTGGTCGGAGACGGTCGCTTGTTGGCCATTGAACAGCGTTACCTTGGGCGCTTGGAGGATATTCGATCGGGTGTCACCTTGGGCGGCTTCGATGAGAAAAAACGCC
Encoded proteins:
- a CDS encoding DUF423 domain-containing protein, encoding MSPRIWMVFGAISAAAAVGLGAYHAHGLKKRLDSQALAAEVVVQKLHDFEVGVRYQMYHALGLILVGVIARQSTQRGMQISGWMFVLGTLLFSGCLYFPVLTGITLHWALVPAGGVALIIGWVAMAVCLTASRSE